A single Trypanosoma brucei gambiense DAL972 chromosome 9, complete sequence DNA region contains:
- a CDS encoding SLACS retrotransposable element (part), putative → HGLLGKGVPKKLGAVEPKIFSKNGNFEKINRGQNDMTTTKNCRYADFRSAFERARPAQCMSNNGYCDKEVIKKLGAVGKEKCSKNKEKEQISQADKNETNGFYADFRSAFTRNERVELGNNNGYCHNEATRNIERGKKPKTSKIDEKRQISNIAAGRKSDHYEYPSSAFSRISIDHCNAQIKIGRKKMVRNLRSSEPQKISRFPRHHGEGKKVSPPALNLQWPGQKQVASAVAPQIRKSAAPKKNNTNIHRNCRKHLRKEGDWWIVEGGQSHKKAAHSPLKTKQVNKEGNRKKYGRPPREVEGKWLTSLIAATTEAVLRQLGKGKSPTAHTKSNQSRVPLQHSEKTAKGIKHATPQPKKKAHEQRKELPRRPPNKRSHGANKGQGAPVRAPAKTQGKGEEQPHTMRTWAQVAAPKKQKVTSKPPMAQKKGTGGKERGSGQPLPLGATGGAASQGCGTDTRKHVHSLSPRSAELVEHMLQGPHGVPLPSVRFRAPGRNHNSNTLQAATPPGGPPDSLHPDNNRESGAVRRSLLLTFGGGGYPLTYGGREKFPPYYPPKLPVPEQGDYPNARSGIGAGAPHSPHHCDRSAGPP, encoded by the coding sequence CACGGGTTATTGGGAAAAGGGGTtccaaaaaaattaggtgctgtcgaacctaaaattttttcaaaaaatggaaattttgaaaaaattaaccgtggtcaaaacgacatgacgaccacaaaaaattgtcgctacgCAGACTTTcgtagcgcatttgaaagggctcgaccagcccaatgcatgagtaacaacggttactgcgacaaagaggtcataaaaaaattaggggcggttggaaaagaaaaatgctcaaaaaataaggaaaaagagcaaaTTTCGCAGGCCGACAAAAACGAGACAAATGGTTTCTACGCAGACTTCCGTAGCGCATTTACACGGAATGAACGAGTAGAATTAGGCAATAACAACGGTTATTGTCATAACGAAGCGACAAGAAATatagagagggggaaaaagccgaaaacatcaaaaatTGATGAAAAAAGGCAAATTTCCAACATTGCAGCTGGTCGAAAAAGTGATCACTACGAATATCCGAGTAGTGCATTTTCACGAATTTCAATAGACCATTGCAATGCTCAAATAAAAATTGGTCGCAAAAAAATGGTTAGAAACTTGAGGTCATCTGAACCTCAAAAAATTTCAAGGTTCCCAAGGCACcatggggaaggaaaaaaggtgtCTCCTCCGGCTTTGAACCTGCAGTGGCCAGGACAGAAGCAGGTAGCGTCGGCAGTTGCACCACAAATTAGAAAAAGCGCGGCAccgaaaaagaacaacacaaacatCCACCGGAACTGTAGGAAACACCTTAGGAAAGAAGGTGATTGGTGGATAGTAGAGGGCGGGCAAAGCCACAAGAAAGCCGCCCATTCCCCTCTCAAAACGAAACAGGTAAATAAGGAGGGGAACCGGAAGAAGTACGGCAGACCACCGCGTGAGGTAGAAGGGAAATGGCTTACCTCCCTCATTGCGGCAACGACTGAGGCCGTATTACGCCAactggggaagggaaaatccCCAACAGCCCACACGAAGTCGAACCAGAGTAGAGTCCCGCTGCAGCACTCTGAGAAAACGGCTAAGGGCATCAAACACGCGACGCcccaaccaaaaaagaaagcacatGAGCAGCGGAAAGAGCTCCCCCGTCGGCCCCCAAACAAGAGGAGCCACGGCGCTAACAAAGGGCAGGGAGCGCCAGTAAGAGCCCCTGCGAAGACacaagggaagggggaagaacAACCCCACACAATGCGAACATGGGCACAGGTGGCAGCaccgaagaaacaaaaggtgaCAAGTAAACCACCCATGGCtcaaaaaaaaggcacagggggaaaagaaaggggcaGCGGCCAACCCCTTCCACTGGGAGCTACAGGTGGAGCAGCTTCTCAAGGATGCGGAACAGATACGCGAAAGCATGTACATTCGCTTTCTCCACGTTCGGCAGAGTTGGTGGAGCACATGCTTCAAGGCCCACATGGAGTTCCACTGCCCAGTGTGCGGTTTCGCGCACCCGGAAGAAACCATAACAGTAACACACTGCAGGCAGCAACACCCCCAGGAGGGCCGCCTGATTCCCTACACCCTGACAACAACAGGGAATCAGGTGCAGTTCGCAGGTCCCTCCTGCTCACTTTCGGCGGTGGTGGCTATCCTCTCACAtatggaggaagagaaaaatttCCACCCTATTATCCGCCGAAGCTACCAGTCCCCGAGCAAGGAGACTACCCAAACGCTCGTTCAGGCATTGGGGCTGGAGCTCCCCACAGCCCCCATCACTGCGATAGAAGCGCTGGCCCACCATGA